From the Cloeon dipterum chromosome 4, ieCloDipt1.1, whole genome shotgun sequence genome, the window GATGAAGCAGAGTGTATGCGCACCGATTGTTATAGGGCACGTTGACAAGAGCAACTGGCTCAATTGTGATTACTTCCTGCCGCTGGTGCGTGCTGTTTgatatgcaaatattttttgcatctcctcttcgagaaaattaaacacggtttttttattatattttaactctggcttttaattgcttcttttatttacaaaaaaccATTGAGTCTGTACACAtttatatattgaaaataaaaattgtcagtATGTTGAGAGTTTGAATGCTTCTCGTTTGTATTACCTTCTGCAAAACTGGGACGACACTATTGATTACCGACAGAGATTGGccacattaattattattcacgtAATCAGACTGTTGAACTATATTACTCGTGTCCTGTGTACTCAATGTGGATGTTTTGTGTAGCGCTCAGAAGCATAATATCCGCGACTTCAAGTAGTAATTGATACACAAATATTAATGTAGCTGATTTGACATTACACTCTCGCCTATGTGCCGACgataattatgcaaaatttaaacgtcAATCTGATGATTTAGTAGCAAACAGCAATTTAGAATATATGGAAAGCATTAGACCACTGAAAAGGCAGCGTTCCAGCCTAGTGTGTACGAGTAGTAAATGTGTGTAGCATAGCAAATTGTCAAGAAATGGAGGGGATCCAACAGAAAAGTTTGTGTtggatttttacaatttttatacagGAGATCAACAAGTCAATCACCATGGTTTACATCAAAGGACACCATCAGCGAAAATCTTTGAgaaggttaaattttttaatttgtttcaaagaaacgagtgagaaatattttcactgatGTTATCCTTAAGAAAATTACACTCCAGTATTTGGAAGAAACTGAAGTATTCCTCACGATAATTGCTTTCGAGGAATAAGCTGAAATCAGGCCAAAGTATTTTTAACTCATCTCATCAATAGCTTGTGGCAGCGCAAAGAATTATTGCTCTAGAAAGACCGACAGCTTTTTAGATTTCTCTCATTTGGTGTCTtttggaaatggaaaatgcTTCTCGCACAGTGAAGATAGAAATCGGCAATGACAAACAGCTCGTTGAGCATAAAACACAAATTGTTTACAGAGGAATTccagctttttaatttaatgatcactcatgttcataaattaatatatatatatatatatgacgCAGCAATCAATCAATGTTGCTTACAGAGTATCAGTTTACCAAATAAGAACTTTCGCATCATATCCGGTTGCTTAAGATTATTGCTGTCGAATTTAAGGCAGAAAGTATGATCGGTAAAAGCCTTCTGTGTGTGAGTTGTTTGCACCTCCTGATCTCGCACAATGATGGCACTATGAGAAACAACACTACGTCTAAAAAGGTATTTTGTCTTGTTTAGAAAAAAGTTTGAGATGCGCCCACACAGACTTTTTATCgatttatgaattatttgatttaaatattgttcttttttatcaaggaacattttttagctttttgatGCGGAATAATTCGTAAATGGAATGTTCTGCAGcacttaaaaaaaggaaatttagaCTTACAATCGTACTATACAAATTGGGACAGGGTGTCGTTTATATTCAAGTAGTGTCTGGAAGAATCAAGTAAATCACAAATTCGTCTAATTCCCAATATAATAAACACGTTCataatttactatttaataTCACGCTAAAAGTTCGTTCCCTACTAATAGAGTAGAAATGATTGTTTCGCTTCCGTGGATTATTAATACTTATCAATATTATTACTAGTGAGAAAGTTATGTCTTTGTTTTGGAAGATTGAGTTGAATTGGCCATTTTTGtaggatttaaaataacaagatCTATTGTCTCcggaaacacaaatttaaaataggctGATATGGGATctcaattttcctttctaCTTTTGATATGGACTGTTTGTCtaataaaatctgatttttttacaattttgttttcctttctgGCAACGAAAAAACCAAAACGGAAATTATACGGGCAAAATATTGTGCGCCCATCAACTTAGCATTTAAAGTATGTAAGTATGTAGTTTTCGCAGATTCTTCAAATCTTAGACTAGTTTCTTTTTTCATATAGGTGACGGCCTCAATTGAGGCACGCCGTCGCCCTTTTTGTAACAGAGAGGCAGAAGCCGCAGTTTGTTGCAGATTAGCTGCTTTTGGTGGTGGGCCTGGGCGTGTGAGCACAACCTTCTTCTTTGAAAATCAGTCACAACCACAACTTGGGAGAGGCGCCCTCTTAGAGCTCAGTTACAGGAATTGGCTTCAGGCTGTGTCCGTAGCCATGGTGCATGTTGCCAGGCGCCAGAGTCGCTGCGCGGATCATGTAGTCCTCGTCGCCGCAGCCAAGTTGAGCCTGCGAAAGTGCAAATATTGGCTTAgtcacaaaaaaatacagcatCTTCTGTTGGTGACGTCACTCGGAACACAAATAAACCCACCTTTTGATACTCGTGCTCCTTGCGAGCTATGGCGGCGCCGGACGCCGACCGCGCGGGGAACCACCGTGGTGGATCTTTGAGGGCGTCTCGGACTCTGCGTCGGAACCGGCGAAGGGTGAACACAACTACTAAGATGACCAGCAGGACCACAAAGATGATTCCGCCCAAAACTGCCATCTGGAATGAGGAGAGAGCAGTTAGTGCATCAGTTGTATGATTCATaccgtttatttttaaagcaaaattatgtTGGACTAATTTAATCACGCTCTCAACACGtaagaacatttttaagacagctaaaaattgacaataatATGATTAGGTGTTTTCATATCTTCCTTGTTCCTTgggattaattgaaaaaaatattgacaagtttcccttaaataattgaatttaataaataatagtttttactTAAGGTTTTGAAAATGCGGCACTCAACTCAGAAATcagataatttattctaattaaaaatgaaaactaatgAACTGAGATTTAACGTTACCATAAAACCTATGGTGAATCAATGAAAGTTTTTGACACTCTGATTTGAAGAGATAAAAGTTTTACGATTTAAACCACATATTGCTATGTACCAAAGTAGAAACTTCATGACTTATTAGAACatcaacttaattttttgtttcacgtTCCCATGTAGTTcctgcaaacaatttttgcctttgttctttgttcacatatttttatgatttgacaGTAATTTACGTATCATAAGCAGTACACGTTAATATAATCTACTCAATGCACCCGCTTGCATTGGCGTCTGATAATGATCTATCTAtctaacttaaaattttgtgtcctCAATGTTATCAATTTTCCTCATCAAAAATACTATTGAATCTGCTGGgaaaaacacttaaaattgataaccatatcagcttaaaatttatgcaagcACGCTGAGTTAACAATTAAGAAGACGAAAGGGTTTTCCTCCCCCGTGATCTTCTCCACTATATGCCAAGCTGGAAGCTTTAACGAAATGAGTCCCATTAGAATCAGTCTCTAAATATTTAAGCTAGAACGTGCAGATAAGATCAccaaagagaaagagagagagagagagctgcagACGACTCGGCAGCTacaatgaatttaatccaTCTGCGAAATGGACTCGAGCACCCGCGCGCACGCTCTTATCAAACCGAGGAAATCTGGTCTGCCATCCAATTAAGAAGTGCAAGCAGCAATGTCTAACCTGTGTCGAGTCTTTGCTGGAGCATCCCAGCTCCTCGTCCGACAAGTATCTGAGACTTCTATCTTTTAATTGGGCCGGCGAGTCGCAGAGCACTTGATTGGCGGCGGCCGCGTGGCCGGCGACGGGCAGCGACCTGGCGTCAGGGTTGATGGCCGCCACGGCCGGGTCCTCCCTGGCGATCAGCACCCGCTGCAGCCACACCAGCGAGCACGAACATACGAGCGGGTTCTCGGACACGTCCAGCTTGCGCAGCTCGCTCCAGTTCACCATCGACTCGGCAAAGCTGGTGAACGCGTTGTCCCTGAGCACCAGGGTGCGTAGTTTGGGCAGCCCGGTGAGCGCGCCCGACTCGACCTCGCGCAATTGCTTGTTGCCCACCAGCAGCAGGTTCTCGAGATTTTTGTTCTCGGAGAAGACGCCCTGCTCCAGCCGCTCTAGCTTCTCGGCGCCGACCACCTCGAGGGTGCGCAAATTAGGCAGGCCCGCGAAGTCCTTGTTCTTCAGGGTGGTGATCGGGTTCTGTCCGATCTTGAGCTCCTCCAAACGCGTTAACTGCGACAGCGCCTGCTTGGGCACGCTTTCGAGCCGGTTGTCGGCCAGGCTGAGCGTACGCAGCATGGGCAGACCGGCGAAGGCGTGGCTGCTGATGGCCACCAGGTTGGAGCTGGACACGTCCAGCACATTCAGCTTGGGCAGGCCCTGGAAGACGTCGTCCGGCAAGACGGAGGCGTTGAACGCGTTCAGGCCGACCCTGAGCTCGGCCAGGTTGACCAGCGGCAGGAAGCAGGCCGTTGGCACCGAGAGCAGCTGGTTGTCGTCCAGGTGCAGGATGGACAGGCTGGTCAACCCCTTGAAGGCATCCCTGTGCACCACCGTGAGCCGGTTCTGGCCCAGGTCCAACTCCTCCAGGTTGGTTAGGGAGGCGAAGGAGCCGGCACCCAACTCCTCGATGAAGTTGCCGCGCAGGTTGAGCACCACCAGGCTGGCCAGGCCGGCAAATGACAGCGCCGACACGCCGGTGATTTTATTCTTGGTCAAGTGCAGCTCGGTCAGACGGCCCTGCGACTTGAAGGTACGGTTGGGGATGTTGAGCAGGTGGTTGTAGGAAAGATCAAAGTACAGCAGCTGCGGGTAAAACTGGATGCTGGCCTCGACTGAGCGGATTTTGTTCTGCCGCAGGATCAGCCGCTGGATGGACGGGTTCAGGGTGATGGGCACGATGCTGAAGTTGGCCGCCATGCATGTCACCACCAGCTTGACGTCGTCGCACTCACAGCCTGTGGGACACGTTGCCGAGACAAGCAcggccgccgtcgccgccaacAAAAGCGGGAGCGTCACTCTCAACATGCTGCTGCAGCTGACTGTGTCCTCCACATCTGTAACAAGCGATTCAAAAgtgttattaattaacaaatgaaCACTTAAAAACGCATTTAAGACAGTTTTAACATTATCTATTTTAAGTTATCTCGTAAATctgttttggttttaaaagaaaagcacACGGTCTGAGccaattctaaattttccacTGGAGCTTAATGGCTGCACAGAGAAGtttaccatttttatattcaaagaACTCGATTACATATCtatcaggaaatttttaatacaccATACTTAATAGATTCGCCTTTGAAACTTGTAACGTAGGATTGACTAACCAggaattgtaaataaatctcCAGAGACGTGATTTTTTCCCAACAGTGCCACAGTTGAGAGTTGAGTCGCCTTATCTGTCGATACAAACAGCGTCAGATTATCGGCGGCGCTTAAAGACAACTTTTTGTTGGCAACCGactttgaattaataaacTCGTTTCCAATAGACTGTGGGATCTAGAAAGTTTTCTCGGCGCGACAGAGATGCACATCAGCTGGTAATGCTCACGCGGAGAACCTTTTCAATCGGGTTATTATATCATCTGTGCGCTCGTCAAAGCCTGAAGAATGGTCTTTGCAAATTGCAGCAAGGCGGATCGAGCAACAATAAATCAGAACCGCTTCCATTTTGCTCTAATTTGCATGGCCCAGTCATAAATCACCGAAATCGCCTCTCGCAACCCACCCACCCGTTCGCTCCTCCAGATTAAACCgcaaaaagtaatttcaacaataaaaaagtgcgCTCGGCCGTAAATCGCGTGCATAACGGACTAGATagaattaaaagttttctGCTCGGATGGAATTATTTATCGCCGGAGCCATTCTCGCGGCGCGCACACAAGCTAGTCTGCAAAACTTATTATCCAGTGTTAATGCAGATGATATAGGGTGATAATTTGCGCGCGGCCGCTTTTCAGGCCAAGTGCCTTTTCAGCTAATACGACTCCTGTTCAGGGTGTGGAGTCGACTCGCTGAGAATCATTTATCACAATTACGTCagctttagaaaaataaaactcgcgctctgctctttctctcgcgtGGCGTCCACTTGTTCCCCCGGTTCTTATTTCTTTCGTCTTTTCAGAACGCAGGAGAGAAGATGCTCTGCCTTTGGCTTGGATGCGAGCGAGTCACCAGACCGAGCAGGCAACACAAGCAACCGCTTCACTTTATCACGTGCGCGAAGCCAACTTTGCTGATATTTTATCCTAAAATTGCGTCGCAGGGCAATTTATGCTTTCCGCGTGGAAAACAAGTTAGGTCTTAATAAATTCGTATCTCCCTCCCGCTTGGTTTGAATCACGGCCCAAGAAGTGTTTGCGAGCAATACAATATAACAATCCCTCATGCTAACAGTCAGGCTCGAAATTATCTTGTAAACTTTGTATCTGGACGGATTAATTTTCGCGTTTAACAACAAAGTTGTTTGTGTAGGGCTGTAAAGTGTCACCCGTTCCAAACTTCATAGCCAGAGGGGTTTACAGCTTACGACTGTCGGGTTAAATTGCCGAACTCGTTGTTATTTTTCCgtcaaaaatcaaacacactGAGCAATCGCATAGTTTACTTATACGAACGACGTAATCACGCTTGCATAATATTCCCCAGAGTTGCATGTTAAACAACATGAAAGCTGACAGtccacaatttaaatatatctcGGAGTGATGCAGCATCAACTGCTTTCCATGGAAATTACATACTAAAGGAATGAAATCATCACCGTAATAGCTTGGTGTTGAGCCGATAGAAGCGACAGATCACGAGATGAAAACACCGCCAGCATGGTACAATAATTGAGCGAGCACACATTATGGCGCGAGAGAGCTTTGTGTGACAAAGAGCATTACATTAAACGTGGAGGAGCGGAGGACGATATTCTAATGTTATGACAAGAGCGAAGCAGCCGCATGCATTTTATACAGGACTCGCGCGTTCCACATATACACGGGGGTGGCACAGCACAGGACGTGTCACTGATAAGAACATGCATGGAAAAATGCCGTCTAATTTATGGCCCGGTGTTGGCTTCAAGTGCATGTGCTTATCTGGAAATTAACTGCCTCGCCATGCGAATCGGCTTTTCggaatatatgtatatgtgtGTCAGTCGAATTGCCGGCGACGTTCTGTTCTGTTCGCTCCGTCGTGTCAGGGGTCGATTCGACACGGCCGCAAATTTATTACCCCCGGCTACATGCCTCGGAGAGTAATCAAATCAGAGGCGGCTCGAACGTCACTTTCGATGCAGATGGCTTTAATTGGGCCagttgcaataaataaatttctgcgCCAGCGACCAGAGCGACGATAATGGACTTTGCCGAAATTGATGGTGTTGCCGGGGGTTGTGAAAAACAGTCCGTTAACAATGCTTTTGCTGTTGAACCATTTTTAGAATCAATTAAgttgacaatatttatttccacgtatttctaaatttaaaaagattaattataaCAGCATAATTTTCAGTTACAATCACAATCTAACTTTTTCTATTAACTTAGTAATTTAATGTCCACTTAACTTgctctttatatttatttgctgaatTTGGGGGACTGATTGAGAAATCACCGCATTCAAAGCCAAACAAGCAGAAAATCAAACGCGACTCTCCGATAGTGACTTCTCTTTCGCAAACAGATcgactatttttcacatccccagGCGGGACGGGACGCTGCAGCATTTTACCCGACTGCCACAGCAGATATATAAATTCTCGGTGTCGGCCGCGGCTTATTACTCTGCTAGCTGACGGCAGGGAGGAGGAAGTGGAGGGTGTTGCCGCGGCAAAAAGGGTGCTTCAGCAGATGGCCTCACGCACGGTTTCGGTGGGCCCAACACGCGGAAATGAAACGGCACACAGGAGGAAATACAGCTCATTAAGGGGATGCCGATGCCACCTCTGCTTTTTTGTCGCCATACGGCGTGATTTCGCGTTATTGTGCGTGCACGCTCAGAGCAGTAATAGCATGTGTACGTTGGCTTTATTATGGCTTTCCGCCTACCGCGTTTTGCGTACTTTTTCATCCCTGTGCAGATACACAAAGCACTCGGGAGTGCTCTggagaatattaaattacattcGCAAAAGCGGGCAAATGTAATGGAAAATCGTCAGCAGCGGATTTATATCGTTTCTGCGGCCGGCTCACAGGAAATTTGAATCGCTGCAGGTAAAACAATGGTATTGATCTGCCTGTGCACATTGACTGCTCTCTGTTCTCTTAATGTGCAAATTTCCAGAGCTGCCACCGCTGGAAAGAACCGCAAGTTTCCCTTTTTCAGCTGCAATCACAATGAAAAAGGAAACTTTTACCACTCGTTATGTGAGCCGCTGATAAAAGAGGGCGAAAAGCGCCGAGATAACAAATCCGGCCGGCGGCAGTTCCGCCAGAACTGCCTAAGAGTCAATATTTCTGTGATGTGCGCCGAAAACGCGAGCAGAAGGAAGTTCTTCCAAGTCTCGGAGCTGATTGCGTCCCGGCAATTTAATTGGTGAAAACAATTAGGCGCCAGAGCAAAGAGAACTTTTGCAGCTGGCAATGAAAGCGGGGCAGCGCATTTTATTGGATTCTGCTGATGAAAAAGCAAACATTTCGCCGGCCATACCATTCGGCGGCTATATATATGTATGGCAGCGGCAATTCCTCTCCTCTCGTGTATGGTAGTGCAATCTCTGGACCATCCGTTCGCATCAGGGGAACTTCGCCACCCTCGGGCCGCCGATTCCGCTCGCGAGATTGGTAGAGCGCGGGTTGCGGCGAATGGTAAGTGGCAACTTTTTGGAATATATTTTGCCTTCCTCCGCCCACCTGATTAAATGTCACTTTCGCAAGTCATGTAACACGCgataaatgcaaattcaatCTGAACAACTGTCATACCGTTTATCGCCCCCGCACACAGGCCAAACATTCGCCCATGCATTTAGCAcggcacaaatttaattaattcgttcGAAAACCTACTTAATCTGGAGCCTCTCAttgaacaaatattattttgcagctCGATCCCCTGACGAGAACTAATTAAAAGTGAGGatggaattttaacaaattttgacgCCTCACCCGCGGGGCTGATCGTTAAAGAGGGCGCATCATGATACGTTGGCGTTCATTTCCTTTAAATCTGCCCCCGCGCCTCCCTCGGTCGATCATCAAGAAGCTTTTAAGAGCAAAATAGGTTCTGCGAGCGAGGCGAACTTCCCTCATAAGTAGCGATTCTGGCGCTGAGCAGGAACCAGGGGCCACAATAGCTGGTCATTACGATCAGGCGGGCCAGCCTGCCATGCCgatgccagccagccaccccaGACTAACTTCATAACAAAAGCATCAGCAATGAGAAGATGGAACTGGGGCGGCGGAGGCTCGAAATGCGCTCCTTCCTCTCTGGTATCAGTCCCAAAAAGCGACGGCCCGCATGTTTGGCTTTTATTAGCGagataaatttccaatttatacTTACGTATGTGTGCGCGTCGAAAGAGTTTTTCCACCCCGGCTCTTTCTACGAATCAACAGCGATGAGTGATTCAACCGTAAATACACTCGCCCAGAAATATATGTATCGCCGGCCgcagagaggaaaattcaCTTTAGCGGCTAAGAAGTCGTAAAATTTTGGCCCGCTCTCTGCAGATGCCGAAAAGAGCCAATTTCGTGAAAATTGGGCGCCTGCAATTTATGGAATTGCACTCCCGTATTCGaccgataaaaataaaaagcgattCATGGCACTGAGGAAGACCTAAAGTGCATGCGGAGGGGCGGGAGTAGAATTTCGCTTCCGGCCCATTACATTCACATGTACACATACGCCAAAATGCATTCTCTTTTGAGTGCTCTAAAAAGCCGTCTTTGAATTACTCCGCCTTATATAAAGTTCCCCTTAAATGAATGAATACCGCTGTGTTGAAAACCTACGTCTAAGGCTGCAGATGCACACTCCATAACCCTTTCAAAAGGGCAAGAAACGCACAGGCCAGTCTTGTTTCTCTCTGTGAAACTCTATCCATTCTTTTGTCGCACCTTATCTCCTTTTGCACAATTGAACTGGACGCAGGAAGAATGCAAAAGGTGTCACCACCGCGTGTCGGTTTTGCGTCTAAACGCATTTTCTCATGCGTGCCTGACGAAGTACATACACAAACAGGCAGGTGCGGAACATATTTGAAATCTATTTCGTTTCATCCCCCGAAACGTAGGCAAGACACGAAGCTATTTTTCCTTGTCAATAGTGATCGTATAGGGTGCGTGGCGTCCATTGTTGTCGGCATCACTTTTACAACTGCCATAGAGCGATCGCgatataagaaaataaatacctAAACGCTTCCAAGGTGCAGAACGTGGTCTGACCTCAGGCTTCAGGCTTGGGGTTGAGACAGAGAATGGAGCTTTTCATTCAGGGGGATATAAATCATTCGGTGCATGGGACAGGAAAATCACGCTGGTCattgtaaacaatttgttcaaaaagtTTCACTTGGATGAAAAGATGGGAAGCAGAAGAGCGATCGCATCGCCCGGTGGTGACGGGTGTTGTGTGATACCTTGATTGCCTCTTTGGCTCAACACAGACCGAAAATCACAATAATCGGCGCCTCTTCCAGTTCCGAGGGAAATAGCAGATTCAT encodes:
- the LOC135944125 gene encoding leucine-rich repeat-containing G-protein coupled receptor 6-like isoform X2; the encoded protein is MLRVTLPLLLAATAAVLVSATCPTGCECDDVKLVVTCMAANFSIVPITLNPSIQRLILRQNKIRSVEASIQFYPQLLYFDLSYNHLLNIPNRTFKSQGRLTELHLTKNKITGVSALSFAGLASLVVLNLRGNFIEELGAGSFASLTNLEELDLGQNRLTVVHRDAFKGLTSLSILHLDDNQLLSVPTACFLPLVNLAELRVGLNAFNASVLPDDVFQGLPKLNVLDVSSSNLVAISSHAFAGLPMLRTLSLADNRLESVPKQALSQLTRLEELKIGQNPITTLKNKDFAGLPNLRTLEVVGAEKLERLEQGVFSENKNLENLLLVGNKQLREVESGALTGLPKLRTLVLRDNAFTSFAESMVNWSELRKLDVSENPLVCSCSLVWLQRVLIAREDPAVAAINPDARSLPVAGHAAAANQVLCDSPAQLKDRSLRYLSDEELGCSSKDSTQMAVLGGIIFVVLLVILVVVFTLRRFRRRVRDALKDPPRWFPARSASGAAIARKEHEYQKAQLGCGDEDYMIRAATLAPGNMHHGYGHSLKPIPVTEL
- the LOC135944125 gene encoding leucine-rich repeat-containing G-protein coupled receptor 6-like isoform X1, with the translated sequence MLRVTLPLLLAATAAVLVSATCPTGCECDDVKLVVTCMAANFSIVPITLNPSIQRLILRQNKIRSVEASIQFYPQLLYFDLSYNHLLNIPNRTFKSQGRLTELHLTKNKITGVSALSFAGLASLVVLNLRGNFIEELGAGSFASLTNLEELDLGQNRLTVVHRDAFKGLTSLSILHLDDNQLLSVPTACFLPLVNLAELRVGLNAFNASVLPDDVFQGLPKLNVLDVSSSNLVAISSHAFAGLPMLRTLSLADNRLESVPKQALSQLTRLEELKIGQNPITTLKNKDFAGLPNLRTLEVVGAEKLERLEQGVFSENKNLENLLLVGNKQLREVESGALTGLPKLRTLVLRDNAFTSFAESMVNWSELRKLDVSENPLVCSCSLVWLQRVLIAREDPAVAAINPDARSLPVAGHAAAANQVLCDSPAQLKDRSLRYLSDEELGCSSKDSTQMAVLGGIIFVVLLVILVVVFTLRRFRRRVRDALKDPPRWFPARSASGAAIARKEHEYQKPIFALSQAQLGCGDEDYMIRAATLAPGNMHHGYGHSLKPIPVTEL